Proteins encoded within one genomic window of Candidatus Syntrophocurvum alkaliphilum:
- a CDS encoding RNA polymerase sigma factor, translating into MKAGSLEDVYRHHMNEIYRYLLQLSSHPQIAEDLVQDTFIKAYEFLESYQGEKVRPWLFRVAHNAYIDWYRKEKRQVQTDPQVLAKLNKDFDLGPEEHYLKQEQINKWFEVINSLPEKSRQVILLRDYYDFTYEDISKILNINISNVKTTLFRARQKVREVMKDEL; encoded by the coding sequence ATGAAAGCAGGTTCATTAGAAGATGTTTATCGACACCATATGAATGAAATATATCGTTACCTGTTGCAACTTTCTAGCCACCCTCAAATTGCAGAAGATTTAGTACAAGACACCTTTATAAAGGCATACGAATTTTTAGAGTCTTATCAAGGTGAAAAAGTTAGGCCATGGCTTTTTAGAGTAGCTCATAACGCGTATATTGACTGGTATCGAAAAGAAAAAAGGCAAGTACAAACAGACCCACAAGTTTTAGCAAAATTAAATAAAGATTTTGACTTAGGACCTGAAGAACATTACTTAAAGCAAGAACAGATTAATAAGTGGTTTGAAGTTATAAATAGCTTACCCGAAAAAAGCCGACAAGTTATATTGTTGCGTGACTACTATGACTTTACGTATGAGGATATCTCTAAAATACTAAATATTAATATTTCTAATGTAAAAACAACCTTATTTAGAGCAAGGCAAAAAGTAAGAGAGGTGATGAAAGATGAATTGTAA
- a CDS encoding anti-sigma factor C-terminal domain-containing protein yields the protein MNCKEFEQLKNNYLNGKLTAEEEKTIEEHLEICTNCQESLNKSLEDDKIQIPKIDTHNSENILDEKKQKKILRRAKYKNRFSITVFLLLLFILFNIAGSFLSSFYFNVGGEQGRLFKAQQTAALLTEFTFPNVNMPLTFRPMNIHFSRAGFGHSSVEIKPYFVAQGEYALEKRIGKKTYIIGHLNINQLLSGIATEWNWKDDSYQNYLHFYHPSQITSQNNSQLDNLKLSNTKQVVYDSDEIWNALDILPEGTVAEMSVSFLQTYTIEEVKMLLEDYDLDITWYAISTGIESQSRYKDHPEPLTAFRGAWGMPDYSRNMMIIGGEKKIVSQTNHIGGVEEVVETKPLTLNDEFREEYFLSSLETLIENEDLAKKIYRGNPNDLRLTEKYDYVKENGIEVYGVVVTGPTKELLKLRDLDTVHSPALGEVELWNWFNRGFEGNLY from the coding sequence ATGAATTGTAAAGAATTTGAGCAGTTAAAGAATAACTATCTTAATGGTAAATTAACCGCAGAAGAGGAAAAGACAATAGAAGAACACTTAGAAATATGTACTAATTGTCAGGAATCATTAAATAAGTCACTAGAAGATGACAAAATACAAATACCTAAGATTGATACCCATAATTCTGAAAACATTTTAGATGAAAAAAAACAAAAAAAGATTTTACGTAGGGCAAAATATAAAAACCGCTTTAGTATAACTGTATTTTTACTCCTGCTTTTTATTCTATTCAATATCGCAGGAAGCTTTTTATCTAGCTTCTACTTTAATGTGGGTGGAGAACAAGGCAGATTATTTAAAGCACAGCAAACAGCAGCTTTATTAACTGAGTTTACTTTTCCAAATGTGAATATGCCACTTACTTTTAGACCAATGAATATACACTTTTCTAGAGCAGGCTTCGGACATAGTAGTGTGGAGATAAAGCCCTATTTTGTTGCCCAAGGTGAATACGCTTTAGAGAAAAGAATTGGTAAGAAAACTTATATTATCGGACACTTAAATATAAATCAATTATTATCAGGTATTGCTACTGAGTGGAATTGGAAAGATGATTCATATCAAAATTACTTGCATTTTTATCATCCAAGCCAAATTACAAGCCAAAATAATTCACAGCTTGATAACTTAAAACTTAGTAACACTAAACAAGTTGTTTATGATTCAGATGAGATATGGAATGCACTTGATATCTTACCTGAAGGTACTGTAGCCGAAATGTCAGTTTCATTTTTACAAACCTATACTATTGAAGAGGTTAAAATGCTACTAGAAGATTATGATTTGGATATAACCTGGTATGCAATATCAACTGGAATTGAAAGTCAAAGTAGATACAAAGACCACCCAGAACCATTAACTGCATTCCGTGGAGCTTGGGGTATGCCAGATTACTCTAGAAATATGATGATTATCGGTGGAGAGAAAAAAATAGTTTCTCAAACAAATCATATAGGAGGTGTAGAAGAAGTAGTTGAAACTAAGCCTCTTACATTAAATGATGAATTTAGAGAAGAGTATTTCCTTAGTTCTTTAGAAACTTTAATTGAAAATGAAGATTTAGCCAAGAAAATATACCGAGGCAATCCTAATGATCTTAGGTTAACTGAAAAATATGATTATGTAAAAGAAAACGGTATTGAAGTATATGGTGTGGTGGTAACTGGTCCAACCAAGGAACTTTTAAAATTACGTGATTTAGATACCGTGCATTCCCCTGCCTTAGGTGAAGTTGAACTGTGGAACTGGTTTAATCGCGGTTTTGAAGGGAATTTATATTAG
- a CDS encoding DUF6623 family protein codes for MKTTSLWIHGHSLEVKYPERLLSIQRTNAYALIEGQPGTTNWFQFAIPSPVIMDNKQLKIAAVFIRFKTQSENVYIKAVNLYDGETLIEKFDFHHTQQDFDTIRIDPALVALNWGLGVSVNVAFNEQADPATIAFSAAGCNFISLPEPKMGKKSKVKARKKTSVKKPKLQRRR; via the coding sequence ATGAAAACTACATCCTTATGGATTCATGGGCATAGTTTAGAAGTTAAGTATCCTGAAAGGCTTTTAAGTATACAACGAACTAACGCTTATGCTTTGATTGAGGGTCAGCCTGGAACAACAAATTGGTTTCAATTTGCGATACCAAGTCCAGTTATTATGGATAATAAACAATTAAAAATAGCAGCTGTATTTATTCGTTTCAAAACCCAATCAGAAAATGTTTATATTAAAGCAGTAAATCTTTATGATGGGGAAACACTTATTGAAAAATTTGACTTTCACCATACCCAACAGGATTTTGATACTATTCGTATTGATCCAGCATTAGTTGCCTTAAATTGGGGTTTAGGAGTTTCAGTAAATGTTGCATTCAATGAACAAGCAGATCCTGCAACAATAGCTTTTAGTGCGGCAGGATGTAATTTTATATCATTACCTGAACCAAAAATGGGAAAAAAATCTAAAGTTAAAGCTAGGAAAAAAACATCTGTAAAAAAACCTAAATTACAACGCAGAAGATAA
- a CDS encoding DUF362 domain-containing protein — MQNNDLYVIYGDQPKKMIMHLLDDIKVADEIPKDSLIGIKPNLVLAKPATSGATTSPEIIAGTIEYLQSEGFKNIIILESSWIGDSTVRSFRVCGYEDIAQKYGVELVDLKKDSSNVFEVGDISFDVCSKMLKLDYMINVPVLKGHCQTNMTCALKNIKGCIPDREKRRFHTLGLHKPIAYLNKVIETDLVIVDGIMGDLCYEEGGTPVTMNRIIIGKDPVLVDSFVAEIMGYELEDVPYIEIAEEIGVGISDLNNANITEYNKDEKIRNIDPPRSIKHLTEHIEEKEACSACYGSLVHALDRLHNQGLLNKLEGKIHIGQGFKDSQCEGLGVGKCTENFSNHIKGCPPKARDIIKFIKK; from the coding sequence GTGCAAAACAATGACCTTTATGTTATATACGGAGACCAACCAAAAAAAATGATAATGCATTTGCTTGATGATATAAAAGTTGCAGATGAAATACCTAAGGATAGTTTAATTGGAATTAAGCCTAATTTAGTATTGGCCAAACCAGCAACATCTGGAGCAACAACTTCTCCAGAAATAATTGCAGGGACCATAGAATACTTACAGTCAGAAGGATTTAAAAATATAATTATATTAGAAAGCTCATGGATAGGAGATAGTACAGTAAGATCATTTAGAGTTTGTGGATATGAAGATATTGCGCAAAAATATGGAGTGGAGTTAGTAGATCTTAAAAAAGATAGTAGTAATGTTTTTGAAGTAGGGGATATATCTTTTGATGTTTGCAGTAAAATGCTTAAATTAGATTATATGATTAATGTCCCTGTTTTAAAGGGACATTGTCAGACCAACATGACCTGTGCCTTAAAGAACATAAAGGGGTGTATACCGGATAGGGAAAAACGTAGATTCCATACCTTAGGCTTACACAAACCCATTGCATATTTAAATAAAGTTATAGAAACAGACTTGGTAATTGTTGATGGCATAATGGGAGATTTGTGCTATGAAGAAGGTGGAACACCAGTAACGATGAATCGTATTATCATAGGAAAGGATCCTGTATTAGTAGATTCTTTTGTTGCTGAAATAATGGGGTATGAGTTAGAGGATGTCCCTTATATAGAAATTGCTGAGGAAATAGGTGTTGGTATTAGTGACCTTAATAATGCTAATATAACTGAGTACAATAAAGATGAAAAAATAAGAAATATTGATCCACCTAGAAGCATAAAACATTTAACTGAACATATTGAAGAAAAAGAAGCCTGTTCTGCATGCTATGGTAGCCTTGTTCATGCTTTAGATAGATTACATAATCAAGGTTTGTTAAATAAACTCGAAGGCAAAATACATATTGGTCAAGGATTTAAGGATAGTCAATGTGAAGGTTTAGGTGTGGGAAAATGTACAGAAAATTTTAGTAATCATATTAAAGGATGTCCCCCTAAAGCAAGGGATATAATAAAATTTATAAAAAAATAG
- a CDS encoding nitroreductase family protein — MDFILTRRSIRKYTDQPVSDEKINYLLKAAMSAPSAGNGQPWHFIVIKDKEKLNKIIDYHQNAKMLTEASVAILVCADLSTNKYEVDYWVQDCAAATQNILLAAHKEGLGGVWLGVYPRKERVKALQKLFNMPEHAVPISLVSLGYPAEEKGPSDRYDTNRVHINTW; from the coding sequence ATGGATTTCATTTTAACTAGACGTAGTATTAGAAAATATACTGATCAACCGGTGTCAGATGAAAAGATTAATTACTTACTAAAAGCGGCAATGAGTGCTCCTTCAGCAGGGAATGGGCAGCCATGGCACTTTATCGTTATAAAAGATAAAGAAAAATTAAATAAAATAATTGATTATCACCAAAATGCGAAAATGTTAACAGAAGCTAGTGTAGCTATATTAGTATGTGCTGACTTAAGTACAAACAAATATGAGGTGGATTATTGGGTACAGGATTGTGCAGCTGCAACTCAAAATATATTACTGGCTGCACATAAAGAAGGATTAGGGGGAGTATGGCTAGGTGTATACCCAAGAAAGGAAAGAGTAAAAGCCTTACAAAAACTATTTAATATGCCTGAACATGCTGTTCCAATTTCATTAGTATCTTTAGGCTATCCAGCAGAAGAAAAAGGCCCATCTGATAGATATGATACCAACAGAGTGCATATAAATACTTGGTGA
- a CDS encoding GlpM family protein, with protein MSLNELVFRFIAGGVVIVLISLLGKSKNEFLAGIAVLFPIVTVVGYYFLSFTSEPQILQKQVQFSLLALPAVLGFLLALYFTIHRLPIVYSLIAGILVWSAIAVPAALLGSRFLR; from the coding sequence TTGAGCTTAAATGAGTTGGTTTTTAGATTTATTGCGGGAGGAGTAGTAATAGTTTTAATAAGTCTTTTGGGTAAAAGTAAGAATGAATTTTTAGCTGGAATAGCAGTTCTTTTTCCTATAGTTACTGTAGTTGGATATTATTTTTTAAGCTTTACATCTGAGCCTCAAATATTACAAAAGCAAGTACAATTTAGTCTGCTTGCCTTACCAGCTGTTTTAGGGTTTTTACTAGCTTTGTATTTTACAATTCATAGGTTACCTATTGTTTATTCTCTTATTGCTGGAATATTAGTGTGGAGTGCTATAGCAGTACCGGCAGCGTTATTAGGTAGTAGGTTTTTGCGTTGA